One Thermovirga sp. DNA segment encodes these proteins:
- a CDS encoding MATE family efflux transporter, giving the protein MALLKRNVDMGAGSVAGTLWQLALPSMFSMLFHTLFHLVDTVFVSWLGESSLAAMSLTFPLMFVIFALVNGMAVGTTARMSNSLGRGQVEEAHGYADSALILVLILTTPALPLLFRPSSNVFFSLLGGSGDVLSESYR; this is encoded by the coding sequence ATGGCCCTTCTGAAAAGAAATGTCGACATGGGAGCCGGGAGTGTTGCCGGGACCCTCTGGCAACTGGCGTTGCCTTCAATGTTTTCCATGCTCTTTCATACCCTGTTCCACCTGGTGGATACCGTCTTCGTGTCGTGGCTGGGGGAATCCTCCCTCGCCGCCATGTCGCTCACCTTCCCGCTCATGTTCGTGATCTTCGCCCTGGTGAACGGCATGGCCGTCGGAACTACGGCCAGGATGAGCAACTCCCTGGGCCGTGGACAGGTAGAAGAGGCTCACGGTTACGCAGACTCGGCGCTTATCCTTGTCCTGATCCTCACCACGCCGGCCCTTCCCCTGCTTTTCCGCCCATCGTCGAATGTCTTCTTCTCCCTCCTCGGCGGTTCCGGCGATGTTCTCTCCGAGAGTTACCGCT